The DNA region GTAAAAAGGATTATGCGTAATGTTCTTATTCAATGCGCCATGTATGTACTGTTATactgtatatctgtatataatatatatatataggtatataattatgtatataGCTCTGTTTGATTTGCTTCTGTTGCTTGTCGCTGTTTGTTATTGCTGTTTTACTGCCTGAACTCGCCGCCTTTTTGTTTGAAAGCAATGGAGTTTGTGGAAAATTAAGGTAAAATCAGTGGCTGATGACTGGTTTTGCTTTCGCACGGCTTTTGCTGTGGTCATGGGCCTGGATTTGACAATAGTTGCAGCTTTCAATCCGTTCACTTATCTGACTTAActaattgtttaatttgaagtgtttttattttacaaaattgcTTAGGTCGTAAAACTAAAGTATGTTGGCTTACAATCGAAACTCTTCataatcatttaattttattggttTTCTGTTGATGTTCTGCTGGATTCAGCTTGCCCTGCTGCTCTATCTCTAGAGTCTGGACATTCCTTGCTATCTCCGTGTAATCATACACTTTGAATGTATATGCGGCTTAGATTCGTACTAATTATATGCGTAAATAATGTGCTACatgtgggtgtgggtgagGGGTGTGTGCAggctgtgtgtgtttgtgatAGCTCTTGAATGACCAAACTTTCGTTTgttacataaattataaaaatacacTTTATTCGAAATTTAaccttttaatttttactGTACAGTTTGTGGTTTACGTTGTTCCATTTTAGTTACAGCAGAAATCATTGTGTTTTTATTACTTAATTTTGCACGTCACATTCATTAACATTGTTAAATTTCTCCACTCCCTAATTTATATCGCTCaaacaattataaatatatctttcGGCTTACAATTCAAATCTGGacagcaaaatatttaaaactttcGGAGGCCATTCATTTCCATCATTACGTATCTGGTTTTAGCTAGATTTAGGAAATTAAGGGTGGAACTTTAGAGCGCGGTTTTAAAGTTCGACAGAACATATCTGAAGAACTGAAACTCACATATGCATgttaaaattatttcaaatgcgCTGTGTACTAAACGAATCAACGAACTTTTGAGTTTCGCGCGTTGAAGCTTACACCTTTATAGGAAAGTGCAGCTTGCATTCGGTGTGTTcagattttaaatttcaaatacataaaaaaattataaatattttgttgtttcgcGTTCTGATACTGTTACTACAGACCTTAACACTTTCTATCTTACTATTTGTTGTTAAAAAGACATCTATTTAAGCGCTAATAAAGTGGTTTGTGGTTGCTATCGGTTTCTGTTCTGTTGTCATACAGTGATGCTGTAACTACACTGATCCTAAGTCGAATGCCTGTCCACACGTCTGTGTGCCTTGTGCTGCGGGGGTATGTACATGGCAAGCCCGTCAAACCAGAGAATGCTCCTAGTTGAGCAGTGCATCCATAGTGTATGGAAATGGAGGGTGTTGCTGCTCGAATCTATTTGCTGAAGACGATAACAACTTGGTTGCcgatgctgctgatgttgtcAATTTGCTCGCCGGCGACGGTCAGTCCAGTATAACGATTTGTGATTCAATGGGCCTGCTACTCGGCTCGGGTGCTGCAGGTTTAATGGGCAGTGTGCGCCATGGTTTGCGCGCCGCGCGACGCAGGTCCACGGCGGAGAGtatttttctcgtttttctgtacaaaaaatatatattaaataaattataaataataaaaaatttaattaaagtgccAGTTGAGGCAAATAATTTTATTCTAATTTTCAGAGGACTCACTTGTGTGTATCATTAGCTCTAAAGTAAACATCGTCCGGCGCATCCATCCAACTGATAACCTGCTTGCGTCCGTTGCCACCGCGGGCCATCTGCGCAATCTTCTGTTTACCATTGAGCTATAAAGGCGAATATGTATAAATCGATTAAAATTAAACCTGCCAAAAGAAAAGTATTACTCACATGATGCCTGGAGAGCGGCTGTCCAGATGCAGCCATCATAGCCGCAAACTGCTCAGGACTGGGACAGTGTGAGGGCATGGGATCCTTATTTGGCCGCTTGGCAGGAGGTCCGCTGGGAACTATAGTGACTGCAAAAAACGGAACTCAATTAGTCAGAATATAAGCACAATATAAACTTAATGCTTTGCTTTCATATGAAGCAATAACTTCCGCACTACGTCGGATTcgtatattaaaattttaaaacttatgtAAGGTAACACCCACCTTCAGTGCCATTCAACTGCTGTTCCTCGTGTGCCCGCTTTCGTATCGTCGACGTAGCTTGCGTGGGAATTATTGTGAGGTCCTTGTCGGCCGGCACGGCTACGACGTCGGGTGACTTATTCGGCACCCGGTCATATACTAAGCTGCCATCGGGCGCTTTCGGAGGTTTAGGGAAGGAGACAACAGCCGGCAGCGGCATTTTGTCCTTGGGCGTCAGTACTAGCCATTCATGCGGTCCGCTGCCCGGCGCACCTAGGCGGTTGGCAATTTTGGTTACACTACCCCGATCCTTGGGTTTTAGCAACAGCAACTTCTTGATTTCCGCCTGTGATTTTCCACTAATACGATTTGTAACTAAAGATAAACATATTACATAAGAGTGGATCATTAGAGCTGTCATAGCTGAGGAGACTTACATTCCTGTTTCACCAGCATCGCGTTTATTGCGTACGCGCTCTGTCGCGCCGCCTTCTTCGGTTTAACGATGCTACGGCAGATGGCACGCGCCACCCGTGTCATGGGATTGGTGTGCAAGTAAAAGGCAGTGCGCGTTTTCATAATGGGCCGCGGCGATCCGGAGCTGATAGCGATGCCGTGCGCTTGCGCATAATGGCGAGCCAGGTGGGTCTTAAGCTTGAACTCCTTGCCGCAATTGACAATAGAACATCTGtaggaaaaaaaattttaatacacTCGGACGTTAATATTAAACcttaaaaaaacaataaaaaagagCATGTTTTACTCGTTTTATCTCGAAATTGCACTGCATTCAGgcatttctttaatttaatagGTATTACGAAGAAATGTTACATTGCCATACgaatttcatttataaaatatgtatacaatTGTTAAATTAAACCTATCATGTATAAAATGTATGcaagtaaatgaaataaaagttaaacaaCATAACCtgacaaaatatcaatttaaaagAACTCTAACAGGAAAAAATTaggatttaaaaaaaatttcgtaatattttatatataatgaAGACATTACGCTTAAACATTtccaacatttttattgatttactAGATTTTACTTATCTATTTTCTTTCAGAATGCACCTACCTGTGCAACTGACGATTGGTAAGATCACTGATTTTCTCGTCATCATTCAGGTCGACCACAGCCGTCGGCGTTGTAGCTAAACCCGCTGACGTGGCTGTCGGCGTCGACGCAGCCGATGGTGACTTCTTCTTAGCGTCGCCATCGCCACCATCGGCCTTGGTCGCCGACTTCATACTGCCGTACCTTCGCCAGTACTCCCAGCAGCTCAGGCAGAGACGACACGTACTGTGCCCACTGTTGACCGAGTTCCACTGTGGACGGAAAGGCAATTATAATAACATGGTTAAATAAAAGAACATTATCCCAGTGGCTAACCTGTGATGATTTTGTTGTACCGCAAGATTCGCATGGTTTGCCATTGTTAGAGAGATCTGTGCTCCCGTTTGTGTTTCCATTATAGATTCCTCCGCCAGCCTTCACAGACGTTCCGTTCCCCTTGCCATTGTTGTTATACTGCGGTATGTAGACCTGCTTGAGCTTCAGCTCCGCCTCGACGGCCTTCACTCGCTTTTGCTGCACGTAGCGGTCGGTGGTCTTCCACATATAGTAGTACTCGATGATTTGTTTCAGCGTTTTCCAAGGCAgctgaaaaaataattttcatttaaaaataatcttaatattttaaatttcattaaaaggTCTCCTCTCTTACACGCTTAATCAATGTGCATTATAACTTACGAAATCTTGTCGAATATCATTAAAGTCTTTGCCATATTTTTCCAGCGCCTCTTCAAAAAGATTCGCCTCCGATGCGCTCCAGTCCTCGATTTCATCGCGGCAGAGCACCGGCCCAGTGGAAGGAACTAGCGACGACATAGACTCCTCAATCGAGTACTCGTGCTTGTGCAGAATGTTCATTGCGTGAAACTGAAAGGTAAACACCATTTAAAAACCATCATGAACCCATccataaatcaaaattgtCTCTTACCAGTGTGATGTCCCTGCTCGCCGCCGCGGCGGACATGTGCAGCGAGGGCTGTTTCACCGAACTGCTGCAGTCGAGGGCTCGGGCAAAAGTGCCTATGGAGCGCGAGACGACGAGGAACTGGTCGATCTTGCGGTCGGTCAGACTGTGCTCTGGCGTCCACATCAGCGATTCAAGTTCCTCCAGCTTGCGGTCGTCGGTGGCGGTGTCCTTAAGCTTAGCGGGTATATCACACTGGTAGCGACTGCCGACCCGGATCTCGCCCTTGTCAGCGAGCAGCGTCTTCTGATTTGGATCGAATACCAGACAGTAGAAGAATGTGTCCTGTGAATCGATTTATTAGTAACCATTAGCAATCACTTTTTTCGTCAGGGTTTTAAAGCGCATAATGTTAGCAAACAAGAAACTTACGTCTTTATTTAGATAGCTCTGCAGGGACTCCGTCTCGTTGAGCAGGGTCACCGAGCACTTGCCTCGAATCTGTGTGGCGGGTATCGACTCGACTTGGCGTGACAGAAATAGCTCGCGGTGCTTGATCTGGTAGCGCTGCTTGCTGGTCAACGCTTCGCCCTTCTCCGCGTCGCCTCCTGCACCTCCGGCGCTACCCGCTCCTCCTCCGCTgcc from Drosophila santomea strain STO CAGO 1482 chromosome 3R, Prin_Dsan_1.1, whole genome shotgun sequence includes:
- the LOC120450800 gene encoding metastasis-associated protein MTA3 isoform X1, yielding MKMATNMYRVGDYVYVETAPNSPYLIRRIEELNKNQTGNVEAKVMCFYRRRDLPNPLVQLADKHQLATAEDSPLATKLKKTWLRTPVSEEQAAQAVLDPSIAALDEERTSPTQTSGGGGSATGNSGSNSGGTSNNNSSSTGSGGGAGSAGGAGGDAEKGEALTSKQRYQIKHRELFLSRQVESIPATQIRGKCSVTLLNETESLQSYLNKDDTFFYCLVFDPNQKTLLADKGEIRVGSRYQCDIPAKLKDTATDDRKLEELESLMWTPEHSLTDRKIDQFLVVSRSIGTFARALDCSSSVKQPSLHMSAAAASRDITLFHAMNILHKHEYSIEESMSSLVPSTGPVLCRDEIEDWSASEANLFEEALEKYGKDFNDIRQDFLPWKTLKQIIEYYYMWKTTDRYVQQKRVKAVEAELKLKQVYIPQYNNNGKGNGTSVKAGGGIYNGNTNGSTDLSNNGKPCESCGTTKSSQWNSVNSGHSTCRLCLSCWEYWRRYGSMKSATKADGGDGDAKKKSPSAASTPTATSAGLATTPTAVVDLNDDEKISDLTNRQLHRCSIVNCGKEFKLKTHLARHYAQAHGIAISSGSPRPIMKTRTAFYLHTNPMTRVARAICRSIVKPKKAARQSAYAINAMLVKQEFTNRISGKSQAEIKKLLLLKPKDRGSVTKIANRLGAPGSGPHEWLVLTPKDKMPLPAVVSFPKPPKAPDGSLVYDRVPNKSPDVVAVPADKDLTIIPTQATSTIRKRAHEEQQLNGTEVTIVPSGPPAKRPNKDPMPSHCPSPEQFAAMMAASGQPLSRHHLNGKQKIAQMARGGNGRKQVISWMDAPDDVYFRANDTHKKTRKILSAVDLRRAARKPWRTLPIKPAAPEPSSRPIESQIVILD
- the LOC120450800 gene encoding metastasis-associated protein MTA3 isoform X2; the encoded protein is MKMATNMYRVGDYVYVETAPNSPYLIRRIEELNKNQTGNVEAKVMCFYRRRDLPNPLVQLADKHQPALDEERTSPTQTSGGGGSATGNSGSNSGGTSNNNSSSTGSGGGAGSAGGAGGDAEKGEALTSKQRYQIKHRELFLSRQVESIPATQIRGKCSVTLLNETESLQSYLNKDDTFFYCLVFDPNQKTLLADKGEIRVGSRYQCDIPAKLKDTATDDRKLEELESLMWTPEHSLTDRKIDQFLVVSRSIGTFARALDCSSSVKQPSLHMSAAAASRDITLFHAMNILHKHEYSIEESMSSLVPSTGPVLCRDEIEDWSASEANLFEEALEKYGKDFNDIRQDFLPWKTLKQIIEYYYMWKTTDRYVQQKRVKAVEAELKLKQVYIPQYNNNGKGNGTSVKAGGGIYNGNTNGSTDLSNNGKPCESCGTTKSSQWNSVNSGHSTCRLCLSCWEYWRRYGSMKSATKADGGDGDAKKKSPSAASTPTATSAGLATTPTAVVDLNDDEKISDLTNRQLHRCSIVNCGKEFKLKTHLARHYAQAHGIAISSGSPRPIMKTRTAFYLHTNPMTRVARAICRSIVKPKKAARQSAYAINAMLVKQEFTNRISGKSQAEIKKLLLLKPKDRGSVTKIANRLGAPGSGPHEWLVLTPKDKMPLPAVVSFPKPPKAPDGSLVYDRVPNKSPDVVAVPADKDLTIIPTQATSTIRKRAHEEQQLNGTEVTIVPSGPPAKRPNKDPMPSHCPSPEQFAAMMAASGQPLSRHHLNGKQKIAQMARGGNGRKQVISWMDAPDDVYFRANDTHKKTRKILSAVDLRRAARKPWRTLPIKPAAPEPSSRPIESQIVILD